Proteins co-encoded in one Quercus robur chromosome 8, dhQueRobu3.1, whole genome shotgun sequence genomic window:
- the LOC126694890 gene encoding G-type lectin S-receptor-like serine/threonine-protein kinase At4g27290, with amino-acid sequence MDIFAFVFLSSSLFLFYFVFSDAADRITQSQSLSDGTNLVSKNGGFVLGFFSTGNSTNRYLGIWYNNIPVRTVVWVANRRNPITDSSGVLKLNSSGSLLLLSQNKTIIWLANSTKEAGSPVVELLDSGNLVLREENEENPESYLWQSFDYPSDTWLPGMKLGWDLRTGLERRLTAWKSPDDPSPAELSCGIELHNYPEIVMKNGSKKYGRTGPWNGIGFSGALSLKANPVYNFTFVSNKDEVYFIYQTTRDSVITRAVLNQTLYLFERNMWVEADKKWITYISTPEDKCDSYNLCGAYGNCIIGESPICQCIEGFKPKSTERWNPDNWAKGCVRTTELSCEDKDKIGFVKFVGLKLPDTTYSWVNRSMNLNECRVKCLNNCSCMAYSNSDIRDGGHGCVIWYGDLIDIRQVAAGGQDVYIRMPASKKVSQENVKDKQKMKVIVVVAIAIAVVFGVLLIAYCICKRKNLREKMKNKWIIDQNIDGQNEDLELPLFSLAAIAIATNKFSSNNKLGEGGFGLVYKGIVAGGQEIAVKRLSRNSRQGLSEFKNEVMSIAKLQHRNLVRLLGYCIEGEEKMLIYEYMPNGSLDSFIFDQMRSNILGWSMRFNIICGIARGLLYLHEDSRLRIIHRDLKASNILLDSKMNPKISDFGMARSFGGDQTEGNTNRVVGTYGYMAPEYAIDGLFSVKSDVFSFGILLLEIICGKKNRGSFHPEYSLNLVGHAWKSWKEGRTLELIDTCLKDSCILSELERCLHISFLCLQQHHEDRPNMSFVVMMLHSESSLQEPKEPGFYVGKKSPSSSKNQSSSTNEITITLLDGR; translated from the exons ATGGATATCTttgcttttgtgtttttgagttccagtttatttcttttctacttTGTATTTTCGGATGCTGCTGACAGAATTACCCAATCCCAATCCCTCAGTGACGGCACAAACTTGGTCTCCAAAAATGGAGGCTTTGTCCTGGGGTTCTTCAGTACAGGAAATTCCACTAACCGTTACTTGGGAATTTGGTACAACAATATCCCAGTTAGAACGGTTGTTTGGGTAGCAAACCGGCGCAATCCAATCACAGACTCGTCTGGCGTGTTGAAGTTAAACAGTTCAGgtagtcttcttcttctcagCCAGAATAAGACTATTATTTGGTTGGCGAATTCCACAAAAGAGGCAGGGAGTCCAGTTGTTGAGCTTTTAGATTCAGGAAATCTAGTATTAAGAGAAGAGAATGAAGAAAACCCAGAAAGTTATTTGTGGCAAAGCTTTGACTATCCTTCTGATACATGGCTACCGGGGATGAAGCTTGGATGGGACTTAAGGACTGGTCTAGAAAGGCGCCTAACTGCATGGAAGAGTCCAGATGATCCATCGCCTGCAGAACTGAGTTGTGGGATTGAACTTCATAATTACCCTGAGATAGTCATGAAAAACGGCTCCAAGAAGTACGGCCGGACTGGCCCGTGGAATGGCATTGGCTTTAGTGGTGCACTATCGTTAAAGGCCAACCCAGTCTATAACTTCACTTTTGTCTCCAACAAGGATGAGGTATACTTCATATACCAAACGACTAGAGATTCTGTAATCACAAGAGCAGTTTTGAACCAAACTTTGTACTTGTTCGAGCGCAACATGTGGGTCGAAGCAGATAAAAAATGGATCACGTACATTTCTACACCAGAAGACAAATGTGACAGTTATAATTTATGTGGAGCTTATGGTAACTGTATCATTGGTGAGTCACCTATCTGCCAGTGTATAGAAGGATTTAAGCCTAAGTCAACAGAAAGATGGAACCCAGACAACTGGGCTAAGGGATGTGTACGCACTACAGAATTGAGCTGCGAGGATAAAGATAAAATTGGGtttgttaaatttgttgggCTCAAGTTGCCAGATACCACGTATTCTTGGGTGAACAGAAGTATGAATCTTAACGAATGCAGAGTCAAATGTTTGAACAACTGTTCTTGTATGGCTTATTCCAACTCTGACATTAGAGATGGAGGACATGGCTGCGTCATCTGGTATGGAGATCTAATTGATATTAGACAGGTTGCAGCTGGCGGGCAGGATGTATATATTCGAATGCCTGCTTCGAAGAAAG TCAGCCAGGAAAACGTGAAAGACAAGCAAAAGATGAAGGTGATAGTTGTAGTTGCCATTGCCATTGCCGTAGTTTTTGGGGTGCTCTTGATTGCCTACTGcatttgcaaaagaaaaaacttgagAG agaaaatgaagaataaaTGGATAATAGACCAGAATATTGATGGCCAAAATGAAGACCTAGAGCTCCCACTCTTCAGCCTAGCTGCCATAGCTATTGCCActaacaaattttcaagcaataACAAGCTTGGTGAAGGTGGCTTTGGACTTGTATATAAG GGTATAGTAGCAGGTGGACAAGAAATTGCTGTGAAAAGGCTTTCACGAAATTCTAGACAAGGATTGAGTGAGTTTAAAAATGAAGTTATGTCAATCGCCAAATTACAACATCGAAATCTTGTTAGACTTTTGGGCTATTGCATTGAAGGAGAGGAGAAAATGTTAATTTATGAATACATGCCCAATGGAAGCTTGGACTCCTTCATTTTTG ATCAAATGAGATCTAATATTTTAGGTTGGTCTATGCGCTTCAACATTATTTGTGGGATCGCTCGCGGGCTTCTCTATCTTCATGAAGACTCTAGATTGAGGATTATACATAGAGATCTAAAAGCAAGTAACATTTTACTTGATAGTAAgatgaacccaaaaatttctgACTTTGGCATGGCTAGGTCCTTTGGTGGAGATCAAACTGAAGGAAATACAAACAGAGTGGTGGGAACTTA TGGTTATATGGCACCCGAATACGCCATTGATGGCCTATTTTCAGTAAAATCTGATGTCTTTAGTTTTGGAATATTATTGTTGGAGATAATATGTGGAAAGAAAAATCGAGGGTCTTTCCATCCAGAATATAGTCTAAACCTTGTTGGACAT GCATGGAAATCATGGAAAGAAGGAAGGACTTTGGAGCTAATTGATACTTGTTTAAAGGACTCTTGCATCCTATCGGAGCTTGAACGTTGCCTCCATATTAGTTTCTTATGTTTGCAACAACATCATGAGGATAGGCCTAACATGTCATTTGTGGTTATGATGTTGCATAGTGAGAGTTCACTACAAGAACCCAAAGAGCCAGGTTTCTATGTGGGAAAAAAATCACCTTCGTCAAGCAAGAACCAATCATCCTCAACCAATGAAATTACTATTACCTTGTTAGATGGTCGATAG
- the LOC126695981 gene encoding uncharacterized protein LOC126695981, producing the protein MVDATTGHEALSFMDGSSGYNQIRMNPKDEQLTAFRTPKGIYCYKVMPFGLKNAGATYQRAMQKIFDNVLHKYVECYVDDLVVKTKKREDHLADLRSVFTRLRKYQFKMNPRKCAFGVTSGKFLGFIVRHRGIEIDQSKIEAIQKMPEPKNLRELRGLQGKLAYIRRFISNLAGRCQPFNRLMKKDVHFEWDEACSNAFACIKRYLLNPPVLGAPIPGKPLVLYIATQERSLGALMAQENKEGKERALYYLSRTLNGAELNYSPIEKMCLALFFVIDKLEHYMQAYMVRLIAKADPIKYVLSRPVISGRIARWVVLLQQYDLAYVPQKAVKGQVLADFLADHPVPSDWEFSDDFPDEDVFYIEVMPPWVMFFDGAARQEGAGAGVVFVSPQRHILLYSFSLSELCSNNVAEYQALIIGLEMAIEMGISQLEILGDSKLVINQILEQYDVKKEDLIPYCKHAKKLLANFEAITLEHIPRKENRQADALANLATALALSQEETTKVAISQRWVVPLVVEEEEEEQANIISVCLVEKEDWRQVIIEYLQHGRLPDDKRHKTEIRRRAARFIYYKDTLFRRSFDGLFLRCLGEEEAKQALEEAHSGICGAHQSGPKLHYRIKRMGYYWPTMVQDSMECAKKCEACQYHANFIHQPPEPLHPTVASWPFDAWGLDAIGPLPKSSGGHLYILAATDYFSKWAEAVPLREVKKETVVNFIRTHLIYRYGVPRYIITDNGKPFYNRLMTELCEKFEFKQYNSSMYNAPANGLAEAFNKTLGSLLKKVVSKTKRDWHERIGEALWAYRTTFRTPTQATPYSLVYGVEAVLPLERQIPSLQIAIQEGLTGEENAKLRLQELEALDEKRLEAQQRLECYQARLSSAFNKRVKPRSFQVGDLVLAVRRPIITTHRTGNKFTSKWDGPYVVQEVYTNGAYKLIDNDGVRIGPINGKFLKRFYA; encoded by the coding sequence ATGGTTGATGCCACTACCGGTCATGAAGCTTTATCTTTCATGGATGGATCTTCGGGTTACAACCAAATTCGGATGAATCCTAAGGATGAGCAGCTTACAGCTTTCCGTACCCCTAAGGGAATTTActgttacaaagtgatgccttttggactaAAGAATGCTGGTGCTACTTATCAACGGGCCATGCAGAAAATCTTTGATAATGTACTTCATAAATACGTGGAGTGTTATGTCGATGATTTGGtggttaaaacaaaaaagagggaAGACCATCTGGCAGATCTACGATCCGTGTTCACCCGCTTAAGAAAGTATCAGTTTAAGATGAACCCCCGCAAATGCGCTTTTGGCGTAACATCTGGAAAATTTCTTGGTTTCATTGTGAGGCACCGCGGTATTGAAATTGACCAGTCCAAAATTGAAGCAATCCAGAAAATGCCAGAGCCCAAGAATTTACGAGAACTTAGAGGCTTGCAGGGAAAACTGGCCTACATACGACGATTTATCTCGAATTTGGCTGGTCGATGTCAACCTTTCAATAGATTGATGAAAAAGGATGTGCACTTTGAATGGGATGAGGCTTGCAGCAATGCTTTTGCATGCATCAAAAGATACTTACTTAATCCTCCAGTTTTAGGTGCTCCTATCCCAGGAAAGCCTTTGGTGCTGTATATTGCAACCCAAGAAAGGTCTCTAGGTGCTCTTATGGcgcaagaaaataaagaggggAAAGAAAGAGCCCTTTATTATCTAAGTCGAACTCTCAATGGGGCTGAATTAAATTATTCTCCTATTGAAAAGATGTGTCTCGCTCTTTTCTTTGTCATAGACaaactggagcactacatgcAAGCATATATGGTCCGTTTGATAGCAAAGGCAGACCCAATCAAATATGTCCTCTCCAGGCCAGTGATTTCGGGTCGAATAGCTCGATGGGTAGTCTTGCTTCAGCAATATGACCTTGCATACGTTCCACAAAAAGCTGTCAAAGGACAAGTATTGGCAGATTTCTTAGCTGATCACCCAGTTCCGTCTGATTGGGAGTTCTCTGATGATTTCCCAGATGAAGATGTGTTTTACATTGAAGTAATGCCACCATGGGTGATGTTTTTCGATGGGGCTGCACGTCAAGAAGGAGCGGGGGCAGGTGTAGTGTTTGTTTCTCCACAACGGCATATACTTCTTTACTCGTTCTCATTAAGCGAACTCTGCTCTAACAACGTGGCCGAATATCAAGCATTGATCATTGGTCTAGAGATGGCTATTGAGATGGGCATATCGCAACTTGAGATATTGGGAGACTCCAAATTAGTTATCAACCAAATCTTGGAGCAATATGACGTCAAGAAAGAAGACCTCATCCCCTATTGCAAACATGCGAAGAAATTGCTAGCAAATTTTGAAGCCATCACATTGGAGCATATACCGAGGAAGGAGAATAGACAGGCCGATGCTTTAGCTAATTTGGCTACTGCCTTAGCATTATCCCAAGAAGAGACAACCAAGGTCGCTATTTCCCAAAGGTGGGTGGTACCTCtcgtggttgaagaagaagaagaagagcaagcCAACATCATTTCTGTATGCCTTGTCGAAAAAGAAGATTGGCGACAAGTGATCATTGAATACCTTCAACATGGAAGACTCCCGGATGATAAACGCCACAAGACTGAAATTCGGCGGAGGGCTGCTCGATTCATTTACTATAAAGACACTCTCTTCCGCCGTTCATTTGATGGATTGTTTCTCCGTTGCTTAGGAGAGGAGGAGGCTAAACAAGCCTTAGAGGAGGCTCATTCTGGAATATGCGGCGCACATCAGTCAGGTCCTAAGTTACATTATAGGATCAAAAGAATGGGTTACTATTGGCCTACAATGGTGCAAGATTCTATGGAATGCGCTAAGAAGTGCGAAGCTTGTCAGTATCACGCAAACTTCATCCATCAACCGCCAGAACCTCTACACCCAACCGTAGCTTCTTGGCCTTTTGATGCATGGGGGCTTGATGCAATAGGGCCATTACCAAAGTCATCCGGTGGCCACTTGTACATCTTGGCCGCAACTGACTACTTCTCGAAATGGGCGGAAGCTGTACCCCTTAGggaagtgaagaaagaaacGGTGGTCAATTTCATTCGAACTCACTTGATCTATCGGTATGGTGTCCCTCGGTATATCATAACTGATAATGGCAAACCATTCTACAATAGGCTGATGACAGAGCTATGTGAGaagtttgaatttaaacaatacaaCTCCTCCATGTACAATGCCCCGGCAAATGGACTAGCTGAAGCGTTTAACAAAACACTTGGcagtttgttgaaaaaagtggtATCCAAGACAAAGCGAGACTGGCATGAAAGAATCGGAGAAGCATTATGGGCATATCGAACAACATTTCGAACGCCTACTCAAGCAACGCCATATTCTCTTGTCTACGGAGTTGAAGCCGTCCTTCCTTTAGAACGCCAAATCCCATCATTACAGATTGCCATTCAAGAAGGATTGACTGGAGAAGAAAATGCCAAGCTCAGGTTGCAAGAATTAGAGGCACTTGATGAAAAAAGGCTCGAGGCCCAACAACGCCTTGAATGCTATCAAGCTCGTCTTTCAAGCGCATTCAATAAAAGAGTCAAACCACGATCATTCCAAGTTGGTGACTTAGTCCTCGCCGTTCGAAGACCTATCATCACAACTCATCGTACAGGCAATAAGTTCACTTCAAAATGGGATGGACCTTATGTTGTGCAAGAAGTCTACACCAATGGAGCTTACAAGTTGATTGATAATGATGGTGTAAGGATcggccccatcaatgggaagttcctcaaacgcttctatgcttga